A stretch of Manis javanica isolate MJ-LG chromosome 1, MJ_LKY, whole genome shotgun sequence DNA encodes these proteins:
- the IL1A gene encoding interleukin-1 alpha isoform X1, with amino-acid sequence MAKVPDLFEDLKHCYSENEDYSSEIDHLSLNQKSFYDANYDPLHEDCRDKFKSLSTSETSASSEITFSESMVVVTASGKVLKKRRLSLNQFITNDDLEAIASDTEEEIIKPRSAPYTFQNNVKYNFMRVIKSQFILNDVLNQSIVRVTWGPYLSATALQNMENAVRFDMGAYTSEDDSKLPVTLRISKTRLFLSAQNEDEPVLLKEMPETPKTIKEESNLLFFWERYGKKDYFTSVAHPKLLLATNEGKLVHMARGPPSITDLEIMEM; translated from the exons ATGGCCAAAGTCCCTGACCTCTTTGAAGACCTGAAGCACTGCTACAG TGAAAATGAAGACTACAGTTCCGAAATTGACCATCTCTCTCTAAATCAG AAATCCTTCTATGATGCAAACTATGACCCACTTCATGAGGACTGCAGGGATAAATTTAAGTCTCTGAGTACCTCTGAAACCTCTGCCTCATCCGAGATTACCTTCAGTGAGAGTATGGTGGTGGTGACAGCCAGTGGGAAGGTTCTGAAGAAGAGACGGTTGAGTTTAAATCAGTTCATCACCAACGATGACCTGGAAGCCATTGCCAGTGACACAGAAGAAG AAATCATCAAGCCAAGATCGGCACCTTACACCTTCCAGAACAACGTGAAATACAACTTTATGAGGGTCATCAAGTCCCAATTCATCCTGAATGATGTCCTCAATCAAAGCATTGTTCGAGTCACATGGGGTCCATACCTCTCAGCGACTGCATTACAAAATATGGAAAATGCAG TGAGATTTGACATGGGTGCTTATACATCAGAAGATGATTCTAAACTTCCTGTGACTCTAAGAATCTCAAAAACCCGGTTATTTTTGAGTGCTCAAAATGAAGATGAGCCCGTACTGCTAAAG GAGATGCCTGAGACACCCAAAACCATCAAAGAGGAGAGCAACCTCCTCTTCTTCTGGGAGAGGTATGGCAAGAAAGACTACTTCACATCAGTGGCACATCCAAAGCTGCTTCTTgccacaaatgaaggaaaactggTGCACATGGCGAGGGGGCCACCCTCCATCACTGACTTGGAGATCATGGAAATGTAG
- the IL1A gene encoding interleukin-1 alpha isoform X2 has translation MAKVPDLFEDLKHCYSENEDYSSEIDHLSLNQKSFYDANYDPLHEDCRDKFKSLSTSETSASSEITFSESMVVVTASGKVLKKRRLSLNQFITNDDLEAIASDTEEEIIKPRSAPYTFQNNVKYNFMRVIKSQFILNDVLNQSIVRVTWGPYLSATALQNMENAGDA, from the exons ATGGCCAAAGTCCCTGACCTCTTTGAAGACCTGAAGCACTGCTACAG TGAAAATGAAGACTACAGTTCCGAAATTGACCATCTCTCTCTAAATCAG AAATCCTTCTATGATGCAAACTATGACCCACTTCATGAGGACTGCAGGGATAAATTTAAGTCTCTGAGTACCTCTGAAACCTCTGCCTCATCCGAGATTACCTTCAGTGAGAGTATGGTGGTGGTGACAGCCAGTGGGAAGGTTCTGAAGAAGAGACGGTTGAGTTTAAATCAGTTCATCACCAACGATGACCTGGAAGCCATTGCCAGTGACACAGAAGAAG AAATCATCAAGCCAAGATCGGCACCTTACACCTTCCAGAACAACGTGAAATACAACTTTATGAGGGTCATCAAGTCCCAATTCATCCTGAATGATGTCCTCAATCAAAGCATTGTTCGAGTCACATGGGGTCCATACCTCTCAGCGACTGCATTACAAAATATGGAAAATGCAG GAGATGCCTGA